CCGCCGACGTGAACCAGCTTTCCTTCACGGATTTAAAGCCGTTCGTCTCGGTGTCGGGAGCCTTCATCCGAGACAGGCTCTGGTACTACGCCACGGCCGAATTCATCCAGGAGGAGACGCCGGTCAACGCGTTGACCAACGTCTACGTTTACCGCATTCGGGGCCAGCGGGGTTTCATGAAGACGACCTGGCAGGCGAATACCGCGAACCAGCTGGCGCTCTCGGTCCTCTGGGATCGGACGAAGCTCGAAAACCAGGGAATCACAAGCATGGACGACGCCAATTCCGGCTACACGGATGTGCGGGGCGGCCCGACGATCACCTTGCGCGAATCGGCCGTCTTTTCCCCCATGGTCCTGCTGGAATCGTCGCTCTCCTGGTTCGACAACTCCTCGGGAAACATGCCCACCCTCGATCCCGACACCAACGGTAACGGCGTCCTGTTCGTGGACGACCGGCCCGACCTCGGCGGAGACGGCGACGGGATCTGGGAGGCGCGCGAGAGGGACCCGGGCGAGGATTGGGACGTCGACGGCTTCTACGACGTCTTTGAGGACGCCAACCGGAATGGAATCGCCGATTTCGGGGAAGACCTCGACCATGACGGCAGGGTCAACACACGGATCGGCTGCGAGGGAGCGGCGCGCGAGGATTTCAATTGCAACGGCCGCCTCGATACGGAAGTGGATCTGAACCGCAATGGTCTGCTCGATCCGGCCGAAGACATCGGCCTTGCCTGCGATATCCCCGGCCTCTGTCCCGATGGCGTGGAGCCGGGGACCCGCGACAACCACCGGATGGATGGAGAGGATCGCAACGGCAACGGCCGTCTCGATACTCTCGACGACTCGGGAATCACTCCTTTCCCTTACTGGCAGGATGCCAATGGTGACGGCGTGCCTGAACCGGGAGAGTTCAAGGCTCCGGTTGCACCGGACCGCGACCTTTCTCAGGACGCCGACGGGCGGACCTTCGGCCCGTATCCTTATGACTACACCGATCACCGGACGCGCGGCACCTGGCGCGAGGATCTTTCCTGGTTCCTGCCGGATCTCGGAGGAACGCACGATCTGAAGCTCGGCGCCGTCTACGAGCGGGAAGGATACGACAGCGACACCAACCAGCGCCCGGTTCTCTTCTATCCCAACCTGGGCGGTCCAAAGCTGGGCCCGCCGACGCCCCGCGTTCCTCCGCAGGTTTACGCTTATCTGGCGGTCCCGGCTCGAATGAACAACACGGCCTCCGGCGACAACCTGGGACTGTACCTGCAGGACACCTACAAGCCGGTCCCCAACCTGACGCTTGGAATCGGCCTGCGGTTCGATCTCGAATCGGTGTCTTCCTCCGGGTACGAGTTCTTCGATCCGGCCTCCGAGAGATCCCGCTTCGACCGGCTGATGGAGGTGACCGGCATTGATTCGAATCTCCTAGACGACGTGGTGAATCGCGGATTGTGCCTCGATCCGATCCACCAGTGCACCGGCTCGGAAGACCCTGCCCTCGCCCAGGTCTCCAGCCGGCTGAGGGCCCTGGCCTTCGGCGGGATGACCCGTCACAACCTGGACCTGGGAATCCAGTCGTCGCTGCAGACCTACTTTGCCGGCTCACCCGCCAATCTCGGCACCCGGGTCAGGAAGCCGGAGGATTTCACCATCGACAATCGCAATCTTTCTCCCCGGTTGAGCCTGAGCTGGGACCCGTGGGCCGACGGCAAGACCAAGACCTTTGCCTCCTGGGGGCGTTATTACGGCAAGCTGTTCCTGGCCTCGGTCGTCCTCGAGCAGGGGCCCGACACCTCGGCCCGCTCCTACTTTTTCGACGCCGACGGGGTAGACCTCCTGACCGGCCTCCCGAACAACCGGCTCGGAGCGCTGGTGAGCCAGTCTCCCCTGTCGGCTTCCCAGGTGGACCGCTCGCTGGCGACGCCCTATACCGACGAGTGGACCCTGGGAATCCAGCGGGAGCTGGCGCCCGAGCTGGCGCTGGGGGTCCGGTACATCCACCGCGATTTCGAGAAGCAGCTGCAGGACATCGATGCCAACCACGCGGTGCGCCGGGGCGCCGATGGCCGCCTCCTCGATGAAATCGGTGACGCCAAGTGCGAAAAGCTGGGATGCAGCAATGTGAGCGACGACCTTCCCGACCTCTACATCCAGAACTTCTTCTTCAACCGGGTGTTCCGGCTGGGGAACTACAACGAGCAGACTTATCGGGCCGTCGAGCTGGAGCTGGTGCGCCGGTTGCACCGGAAATGGCAGATGGAGGCGAGCTACACCTATTCGATCGCCCAAGGCGACGCGGAGAGCTTCCTGTCTTCCATCGGAGACGATGCCAGCCTGCGGGAATTCGAGCCCGGCTACCTGAGCTACGATCAGCGGCACGTGTTCAAGCTCAACGCCATGGCCTATCTGCCGGGGAACTGGCGCCTGGGAGGGACGGCCATCTGGCAATCAGGGCTTCCCTTCTCCGCCGTCGATTACGGGAATTCCGTCGATGACGTCGGCTATAACCAGACGCGCATCACCTACACCTCGGTGAGCCCGCAGGGCTTCGGCTTCCGGCAGGAGACACGCAACGAGCACCGCAACCCGGCGTCTTATCTGTTCAACACGAGAGTGCAGAAGGACTTCGTGGCGGGGAAGAGCAATGTCTCGGCCTTCTTCGAGATATACAACCTGCTGAACGCGGACAATCTGCGCATCAGCGAGCTGCGCGTCCTGCACGGAAGATATTCTCCCAATTTTCTACCGGGCGAACCGGAGCACCAGGAGCCGCACAAGGAGCTGGTGATCGGGGAGCGGGACTTCGGCCGGCGCTTCCAGCTCGGATTCCAGATCAAGTTCTGATTCGCCCGCCGCACCTTTCCGGCACCTCAGCCGTCGACCTCACTTCGCCGCCACCTGCCCGTCGCCGCGACCGAGCGCGACCAACCCATATTGCGGGATGAACAGGACCATCTCGTCGCCCGGACGCCCGTCGAGATCGGCGAGAGCGACACTTGTTACGCCCATGGGGGCCGGAATCGAAAGGCTGAGAATCGTCTTCCCGTCTCCATCGTAGGCGGACACTCCGCCGCGGCTCGACATCAGGACATCCTTTCGGCCGTCGCCATCCAGATCGTGATCGATATCGACGCCCCGCGGGTAGCGGGGGGCGAAGACTCGCAGCGGCTCTCCACGCGCGTCGACGATCTGCCCCTGAAAGAGCAATCCACCGAACGAGGGCAGCACCGGACTCCCCGCTCTGCCGAGCTCGTCGATCGGGAAAAGCCCGCGGTCCGATTGCGCCCAGATCCCCCCGCGCCCATCGACCATCACGCGGCTCAGCGGCTGCCCCGATCGATAGACCCATTCCCTCTGGCCCACCGATCGCAGCGCGGTCACGCTGTCTTCCGAGCGCACCACGATTTCCTGAAAGCCGTCGCCATCGAGGTCCGCGACTCCTCCGACCTCGAACTCGTCCAGGGCGCCGGGATTTTCAACGCCGTAGTGGGTCCAATAGGCCTGCCCGCGCGAGTCGACGACGGTCAGGCTGGAATAACTGAGGTCCATGACGAGCCATTCCTTTTCACCGTCCCCATCCAGGTCCGCTCCTCTGAGTCCCAAGCCCCCTTCTTCGAGCGTCCCCTCCCCCAGCAGCGACCCGTCGGCCGCGTAGCGGCGCAGACGACGCGAGCTATCCAAGACTCCGATCTCCAGCGGACCGCGGGACGTGGCGGGAGCCACGGCGACGGAAACGACGCGGGTGACGTCCGGAGCCCGCCACAGCTCTCGCCATCCTTTCGGACGGGTCTCCAGAGCCCAGAGCACCGGCCCGACAGTCGTCCCCGACAGGAGATCCGGCAGGCGGCGGTTCAGCGCCTCTTGGAATCTGGAGTAGAACTCGTCGGGAACGCCGGCCAGGAGTCCCCTCCGATCGATCACATAGAGCGAGCTGGCGGTTCTAACGTCGTATCCCGGCACCCCATCGTTTCCAGCCAGGGCGACGCGGCATCTCAGATGGTACTTGTCGAGGAAGCGGGGGATGTTCGGCTGGGTTTCCGGTCCATCGATGCTCGCTGCGAGAAGCGTGACGCCCTGGTCTTTGTATCGGCTCTCGATATCCTGCAGGACCTGCAGGTCGCCTGGGCAGGACCCTCACCAGGTCGCCCAGAACATGACCAGGACGACGCGTCCCCGGAAATCGGAGAGCGCCACCGGTCTGCCCTGGAGATCCTTCAGACGGAAATCGGCGGCCGGCTTCGGCTCGGCCCGAACCGCGTCACGGGGTGGCGGCGGGAACTCGATTTCCCGGCGCAGAGCCTCCGTCTCCCGGCCAATCTCCGGGTAGTTGCCGCCCTCGAAATCGCGCACCCGATCGAGCCGCGCGATGGCTTCCTCCCTCCGGCCCGAGCGAGCCAGTGCAGCGGCGAACGTGAGATTGAAGCGATCCGACGGCATCGTCCCCCTGGGAATCGATCCGGCGACCCGCCCGCGGGCGTCGATCAGCGGCAACCCCACGTACCCGACGCGGGCGTTCGCCGCCTCCAGCGCCTGCAGAGCCCGGAGGGCGCCCGGATAGTCTTTCTTCGCCAACAGAAGCCGAGCTTCGCTCAACGAGAGAGATGCGTCGCGAAGCCCCCACTTCCGGAGCTTCTGGGCGCGCCGTTTCGGGTCTCCGAGATCGATCTCCTGGCGCTCCCGGGTGAGCTGCTCCCGGGCCTTCCGGGCGACAACCTCGGACATCTCCGTCGGAAAGCCATCCTTGAGGTAGTACAGCTCGAGGAGGGATTCGGGAGGATAGTATTCAGAAGGGGAAGTCCGGTCGACGATCGGACGCAGCACGGCGTCGAGCTGGACGAAATCGGGATTGGCCTTGTCGATGGCTGCCTTCACGAATTCCCCGCGGACCAGGTCGGCCTCCGGATAGTCCGGGTATTTGTCGAGGAAGGCTTTGCAGCGCTCGATGCGCGTGTCCCCGCGCGACGCCTTCATGGCCGCCTCGGCTTCGTCCTGAACATCGCGCCACTCGTGCATCCCCCATTTCAATGGAGGCGTCGAACGTCTCTCGACACTCCCATCGGTTCGGGAGGCCGATGGCCGCGAGTCGACGCTGCAGGAAACACCGGAAGCGACGACCAGAGCGAGCATGAGCGGCGGTAAGCAGAGCGAAGCGCGCATGAAACCTCCCATCGGAAGACTCGGAAGCGGCGTCGAAGCTTAACTTCCGGCATCTTGTCTTCAGTCGACGGCTATTACTTTGCCGCGACCTGTCCGCCGCCCCTCCCGAGCGCAACCAACCCATATTGCGGGATGAAGAGGACCATCTCGTCTCCCGGCTGCCCGTCCAGATTTGCCAGGGCGACGCGCGGAATGCTCTGGTTCTCGGCGATCCACAGGCTGAGGATGGTCCGTCCACTGCTGTCGTAGGCCGAGATCCCGCCGCCCTGGCTCACGATGACAATGTCCTGGCGGCCGTCGCCGTCCAGGTCGTGATCCGCATCGACGAAAGGAACGTACCGGCTGCCGAAGATCTTCAGGGGCTTTCCATTGCTTCCCTGCACCTCCCCCTTGAGCAGCATCGAGCCCATGGCCGGCGCCGCCACGGGACCGGCATGGCCGAGCGCGTCGATGGGGAAGAGTCCGCGAGCCGATTGCTCCCAGATTGCGCCGCGTGCGTCGACCGTCGCATAGATCAAGCTCTCCTTGGATCGGTGCTCCCATTGGGGCTGGTTCACGTTCCGCAGGGCCGTCACCGTATTCCCGGAGCGCACCACGATCTCCTTGAACCGGTCGCCGTCGAGATCGGTCACACCGGCGAGATCGAAGGCCGTTTCATCGCTGCCGCGGCCGTAATAGCTCCAATAAGGCCGGCCCTCCGAGTCGATGACCGTCATCTCCGATCGTCCTGCCCGCACGAGCCACTCGTTGGTTCCGTCGCCGTCGAGATCGGCCGCTTGCAGCCCCCACCACGA
This DNA window, taken from Candidatus Polarisedimenticolia bacterium, encodes the following:
- a CDS encoding TonB-dependent receptor; translated protein: ADVNQLSFTDLKPFVSVSGAFIRDRLWYYATAEFIQEETPVNALTNVYVYRIRGQRGFMKTTWQANTANQLALSVLWDRTKLENQGITSMDDANSGYTDVRGGPTITLRESAVFSPMVLLESSLSWFDNSSGNMPTLDPDTNGNGVLFVDDRPDLGGDGDGIWEARERDPGEDWDVDGFYDVFEDANRNGIADFGEDLDHDGRVNTRIGCEGAAREDFNCNGRLDTEVDLNRNGLLDPAEDIGLACDIPGLCPDGVEPGTRDNHRMDGEDRNGNGRLDTLDDSGITPFPYWQDANGDGVPEPGEFKAPVAPDRDLSQDADGRTFGPYPYDYTDHRTRGTWREDLSWFLPDLGGTHDLKLGAVYEREGYDSDTNQRPVLFYPNLGGPKLGPPTPRVPPQVYAYLAVPARMNNTASGDNLGLYLQDTYKPVPNLTLGIGLRFDLESVSSSGYEFFDPASERSRFDRLMEVTGIDSNLLDDVVNRGLCLDPIHQCTGSEDPALAQVSSRLRALAFGGMTRHNLDLGIQSSLQTYFAGSPANLGTRVRKPEDFTIDNRNLSPRLSLSWDPWADGKTKTFASWGRYYGKLFLASVVLEQGPDTSARSYFFDADGVDLLTGLPNNRLGALVSQSPLSASQVDRSLATPYTDEWTLGIQRELAPELALGVRYIHRDFEKQLQDIDANHAVRRGADGRLLDEIGDAKCEKLGCSNVSDDLPDLYIQNFFFNRVFRLGNYNEQTYRAVELELVRRLHRKWQMEASYTYSIAQGDAESFLSSIGDDASLREFEPGYLSYDQRHVFKLNAMAYLPGNWRLGGTAIWQSGLPFSAVDYGNSVDDVGYNQTRITYTSVSPQGFGFRQETRNEHRNPASYLFNTRVQKDFVAGKSNVSAFFEIYNLLNADNLRISELRVLHGRYSPNFLPGEPEHQEPHKELVIGERDFGRRFQLGFQIKF
- a CDS encoding VCBS repeat-containing protein gives rise to the protein MPGYDVRTASSLYVIDRRGLLAGVPDEFYSRFQEALNRRLPDLLSGTTVGPVLWALETRPKGWRELWRAPDVTRVVSVAVAPATSRGPLEIGVLDSSRRLRRYAADGSLLGEGTLEEGGLGLRGADLDGDGEKEWLVMDLSYSSLTVVDSRGQAYWTHYGVENPGALDEFEVGGVADLDGDGFQEIVVRSEDSVTALRSVGQREWVYRSGQPLSRVMVDGRGGIWAQSDRGLFPIDELGRAGSPVLPSFGGLLFQGQIVDARGEPLRVFAPRYPRGVDIDHDLDGDGRKDVLMSSRGGVSAYDGDGKTILSLSIPAPMGVTSVALADLDGRPGDEMVLFIPQYGLVALGRGDGQVAAK
- a CDS encoding TlpA disulfide reductase family protein, producing the protein MKASRGDTRIERCKAFLDKYPDYPEADLVRGEFVKAAIDKANPDFVQLDAVLRPIVDRTSPSEYYPPESLLELYYLKDGFPTEMSEVVARKAREQLTRERQEIDLGDPKRRAQKLRKWGLRDASLSLSEARLLLAKKDYPGALRALQALEAANARVGYVGLPLIDARGRVAGSIPRGTMPSDRFNLTFAAALARSGRREEAIARLDRVRDFEGGNYPEIGRETEALRREIEFPPPPRDAVRAEPKPAADFRLKDLQGRPVALSDFRGRVVLVMFWATW